A genomic window from Canis lupus dingo isolate Sandy chromosome 13, ASM325472v2, whole genome shotgun sequence includes:
- the LOC112662428 gene encoding uncharacterized protein LOC112662428 → MGSLPPSPSDDDDAGLAGGMGTNETLRAGRASLPAPRPPAPGTRARPHTCEGTVALICLPGCAPPRAAGDPEALLRGLLLECLAPVSFLIQRPSHVPTNSCQSPGAAVIKGLTGARMGSRGGRPTGHSRRAPLELLERPHRGVDRIRRSPGASHQTPPPEGVWVRSVSRREEQPVPPCPSPLDPGPQPALSPPPGVAPLPAALPCLAPSSSVHRHSPCRSVCLSGGVFLTGHHSRVPPPCPVRRRLNH, encoded by the exons ATGGGAAGCCTGCCTCCTTCACCGAGCGACGATGATGACGCTGGGCTGGCCGGCGGCATGGGGACGAATGAGACACTGCGGGCAGGGCGTGCATCCCTTCCTGCCCCGCggcccccagcacctggcacccgGGCTCGGCCCCACACCTGTGAGGGGACCGTGGCCCTGATCTGTCTCCCTGGCTGTGCGCcccccagggctgcaggagaCCCCGAAGCACTGCTCAGAG GGTTGCTGTTGGAGTGTTTGGCTCCGGTATCATTCCTGATCCAGAGGCCGTCTCACGTGCCGACCAACTCCTGCCAGTCGCCGGGGGCTGCTGTCATCAAGGGCTTGACGGGGGCCAGGATGGGCTCCCGAGGTGGCCGCCCCACTGGCCACAGCAGGAGAGCTCCCCTGGAGCTGCTGGAACGTCCTCACCGGGGGGTGGACAGAATCAGGAGGAGCCCAGGAGCCAGTCACCAAACCCCACCCCCCGAGGGGGTGTGGGTCCGTTCTGTGTCGCGGAGGGAGGAGCAGCCCGTCCCTCCCTGTCCCAGTCCCCTGGACCCTGGCCCACAGCCGGCCCTGAGCCCCCCTCCTGGTGTTGcgcccctccccgcagccctcccctgcctggctccctcctcctctgtccacaGGCACAGCCCCTGccggtctgtctgtctgtctggtgGTGTGTTTCTCACTGGTCACCATTCTCGGGTCCCACCTCCGTGCCCGGTGAGACGTcgtctcaaccactga